The Salvelinus fontinalis isolate EN_2023a chromosome 34, ASM2944872v1, whole genome shotgun sequence region aacaagcaatTGTGTGgaaatttaatttaatcagaagccactgccagatttctggattgggctgcgctcagagtatcctgccttggcaaattgcaCTGCTaggacactgatgccctttgcaaccactacctatgtgagagtggattctcgcccgggcctcactagcatgaaagctaaatacaggcacagactgtgtgtggaaaatgatttaagactgagactctctccaatacaacccaacattgcagagttatgtgcatcttttcaagcacacccttctcattaacctgtggtgaattATTCACCATTTTCAATGAACAAATAacgttttatatgtaagatggttaaacaAAGAGAAAAATGATTgatttattattatattattatttgtgctctGGTCCTggaagagctctttgtcacttcccacgagccagtttgtgacaaaaaatcacactcattcttatgtttaataaatgtatcgtatagtgtgtttgtggcaggcttacaatgatggcaaaaaacaacatttaagaGTGCGctagtgctagagggggtacgctgctgtaggttgaatgtttgaaggggtacgggactataagaCCTTATTACTGATTAATGTGTTGTTATTTTGGGGGGGCTGTGTCCTTTTTTATGTTTGTATTTTGATGTCTGGTAGTTTCTGTAATTCAGGGCTGCTCATCTGtaaaaagagaccttggtctcagtattcAATACCTTCATTTCATTAGGGTGTCATACTTGGGGCTCCCGCGTGGCGccgcggtctaagacactgcatctcggtGCTTGAGGGATCAATACAGACACCCTGTGattgggtggcgcacaattggcccagcgttgtcagggtttggctggtgtaggtcGTCActgtaataagaatttgttcttaactgacttggcgagtgaaataaaggttaaataaaaagataGGGCCAAGTAGTGGAATAGtagggaggttttaatgggtgaaGGGTTAGTTCGTAGGGCAATTTTTCTTCCCTTTATCCTCCACTGTAATGAATTCACACTCCAGAACAGTAAGACACAGCCCACACGGTAGGTGGCGTAATGCACCTCTAACGAATGTTTGCGGACCGCCATAATACCATAGAATAAGAAGATTGACGTGCTGACGTAAATGATAAACCGAAATTCAACATGGCCGATAACAAGTGAAAGAAAACCACATCTGGACAAATGTAGCCAATATATCAGTAATATACTTCCCTTTGAGAGTCgtttgaaaaaatatattattatatatagctAATTTGGTTGTTTTGTGTTTTGCAATAGTTTAGCTACTCGTGACACAATTGTTTGGTCATTAGTAGTTGACATTTTTCGAATAGCTAGCAACTACAACGCTGACGGGGCTAACGGTAGCTAGCCTCCAACAACAAGTCTGCGTTTTTTTTCGCCTCGAGGACGTGCTAGCTCGCTGGGAGGCGGACAAGTGTCGCTCCGATTGATTTATGGATTTCCACGTTTTTTATTAGATGGCTTCGTATGCTAGCGCCTTTGCCTCGAAGTGTTTTGATTAGTTCGGCGTTCGGGTGGAGTCTGTCACAGAaagcattttttttgtcaagtagcTAGCCGGCTTTAGTTTGTGTTGACACAAAACGACCAGAGAGCACACCATTAGTTGCAGAAAGGACTAAAGGAACTGAGCCCTTCTACGTGAAAAAAAGCTAACATGGATCCGAAGCGTGGATACaacagaagacatcaaaacagcaGCGATTCGAGCAGTAACAGCCCGGGGTCGCCAGCCAGTCCTGCACCGGGAGTCAGCAAAGCAGCAGCGGCCAATACATTTGCTAATGATGGAAGCTTTATGGAGATGTTCAAGAAAAAAATGGAGGAAGAAAAAAGGAAAAAAGAAATGGACCAACGATGTGGTGATAAAAGTACTGCTGACGAAGGACAGTCGACACAGGAAAAGAAGACTCCGAGTGTGACCAGCTTTGTAAGGGGTTTGGCAGTTGTTAGCTAGAGATTgtagccaatggcaatgtctcAATTAACAAATTACAAACATTTGTTTTTTTATCCACCACACACAGCTCACGTTAGTGAATATTTACACCACCATAAAGGGATACATTCACACGtgaagagatgcactgcagtgtCACCAACAAGTAACCTGAGATCAACATCAGGTCTAGACATTGGAAAGCATTCATTAGCTACTCAAGACTTCAGGAATGTTTCCCGTGATAACATAGGCTTGTTCTCTCCTCTTGTGTAGTCTCCATCATTGGGAGTCCACCCGCAAGGGCTCGTATAACGGTTTCAGTCTTCTATCCCCTAACCCAGGTGGGGAAGCGCAGAGGTGGCTCTAAATTGGCCCTCAAGACTGGCATGGTTGCGAAGAAACAGAAAGTGGATCCTGAGGTTCAAGAAATATTTTTTCCCGATTGTTTTGTCATGACATTGTCTTCATGAAATGCCACTTGTGTCCTCTAAGCCATTGTCTAATTATTTATTGTGTTTTCCAGATGGAGGGCAAGGGGGATGCCTGGACAAAATACATGGCAGAGGTGAAAAAGTATAAAGCCCACCAGTGTGGCGATGATGACAAAACCAGGCCCCTGGTCAAATAGACTCTGGAGGACCTTTAGAAAGAAAAACCAACAGGAATTGGGACAGCCATCAAACCTTCTGCATACTGCCAGACTCTTTACAGCTGTAGAACCGATCACCTATTTAATGTTTAATCTTGTTTTTCCTGTTTTCTTTTTGGGTTTAAATGAATGTCAGCTTGTGGGGCAATAGCATTTTGATGTGGAGTTAAAAACGCTTTTGGGATTGTATTGGAGTACATTACTGGTCCTGCTTGATTAAGGGTTATGCTGTCAGGATTGTCATGAGTAAGTGTGAGTTTGTTTGAGATATGGCATttgatgtctgctaaatgataAGCACCACCCATTGATCTGTATGTTGTGCCTTGGGTGTTGGCTTTGTCTGGACCCAGAACCCTAAAGAACCTCTGTGCTGTTTCAACCTCAGTCTGGTGGCAGCACAGAAAGTTGTGCTGTTTCATTTGACCTTTTGGGCTGCTTTGGATAAGCAACTGTCAGGTAGTGTCTCCGGTTTGTTACCCATCAAATAAACTTTTGATTAATCAGACTCCAGGTAGCATGGTAAAGTGTTTCTTTGCAATGCTGACCATTTGTGGATTTTAAGAGCCAATATTGATATACTTTAACTTTTCACTATGGATGTTATTGGCTTGTTTTCCATTTTTATAAAAGTTATGGAGTGTAGTACTTCATGAAAGTGAGTGAAGGCACAAGACATGAGGGAACAGAAGTACCTGTGCTGTTGACCATAGAAAGTCACCAATATACCATTTTGTTATAATCCTGCATAGTTCATGGCTTGTTTTATTGAATTTGGTGGAGTTATGTACAGCAAAAAAAATACAGCTCCGGTCCCTAAACAAATTCAACATTCGCATTTAACATTTCTTACAGGTCTAGATAATTATATTGAAAAAGCACCACCAAAGACACACTAACCCAGGTATCAGAGAGGGAGGGTTACACAAACAAATTTGCACACTGACGCTAAATagtgcattcacacacacaaaccaacctCTCATTCATTCTCCCTCCCTGACCACAGTGATAAAGGTCTGTTCTGTAAACATGACAAAAACAAGCTTGTCATTAAGCCTTACAATTTACAATATTAAAACAATTATCAAATTGCTGTTTAAAAAATAAGTAACAGCCGGAAGATTATCGAGAGGGTCCAATTCCCCATTTCAGGCCCATCCTGTGTTTGGGCAGCTTCTGTTAGTCATTCAAAGTTGTCCTAGTTCCTGATTTGTCCTGATAGCTGTCATATCATAGTGGTTGTCCTCTGTTCCAAACAGGCGTGGTCAAAGAGACTTCCTCTTCACATCCCCTCCTTGGGTTTGATTGACATCTGGACAGGAAGAGTAGAGTTCTTGAAATATTGATaggaaacaaaaacaaatatttaaacaTAACACAAATGACAACCACTGACATGACGAAAGCGACAGGCATGCACAGAGACTACAGAGGGTCAGACAGGGAAGATGTCTTTTTCTTTCTTGGGGACATTTGAAGTGACAGCGGGCTGAAAGGAGAGAGCGGTGTCACAGGGAGGGCAGATTTTACCTGAGAAAGCGAGCTGTAAGTGAGGAGGCAGAGCAACCTGAGACCCTGACTGGAGACTCTTTAACAGatctgaggagagacagtaggacatgggagggaggaggagacacACAGGAGAGTGTAGGTCAAGGGCATGGTGAGATAGGAAAGGCAGTGTAGACGAAACAAGAATGGGAAGCAAGATTGAAGAAACGGGTTGAAAGGAAAAGTAAATAGATGTAAAAGCACAGGAGATTAATGGAAgaacaacattttaaagaaaaggCAGAAGGGGAGAAATGAGGGATGAACCAAATAAACAATATGGGAGAATGTCAGACAATGGAGAAAAACATTGCAGGCTTCCAGACACAGCATGGGGATTTAACACAATGGTCCAACAACATAAAATACACAAAAACAAACTGTAGACATACCCagacatcaatatacacacagacTAAAGCAACCCCATCTCGATCAGCTGTTCTACATTCAACTtctgctacgttacagccttattctaaaattgatcaaatcacAGCCCCTTATAACGATAAGGCaaatacaggtttttagaaatgtttgcaaaaaaaactgaaacgccacatttaaataagtattcagacccgttactcagtattttgttgaagcacctttgccagcgattacagcttAGTCTTCTTAGTTATGACGCtacagtcggaggtcctgagcgctctggagtaggtttttatcaagaatctctgtacttttctctgttcatctttccatcgatcctgactagtctcccagtccctgaaaaacatcaGAACAGGACAATGCTGCCACGACCATGATTCCccatagggatggtattggccaggtgatgagtggtgcttggttttctccagatgtgacgcttgacattcaggccaaaaagttctttaggtgccttttggcatactccaagtgggctgtcgtgccttttactgagtagtggcttccgtctgggcactctaccataaagacctgattggtggagtgctgcagagatggttgtccttctggaaggttctcccatatccacaaagcaactctggagctctgtcagtgacaatcgggttcttggtcacctccccgaccaaggcccatctcccccgattgctcagtttggccgggcggccagctctaggaagggtcttggtggttccaaacttcttacgtTTAAgaatggaggtcactgtgttcttggggaccttcaaaatgctgcagacatttttggcagccttccccagatctgtgcctcaaaataatctacggacaattccttcgacctcatggcttgtttttggctctgacatgcactgtcaactgtgggactttatatagacaggttggtgcctttccaaatcatgtccaatcaattgaatttaccacaggtgggctccaatcaagttgtacaaacatctcaaggataattaaagggaaacaggatgcacctgagatcaattgagtctgaatacttaagttaatttttatttttaatacatttgcaaacatttctaaaaacctgttttcattatggggtattgtgtgtagattaaggctgtaatgtaacaaaatgtggaaaagtgagggggtctgaatacttcccgaaagcACTGTACATTTTTCAGTTTTTTCTTGTTTCTGTGGACTGGCTGTGTCACTCACTCTGGGTCAGGGAGAATGCTGAGCTGTTGCTGGCTGAGGAGCCGCTGGCCCCGGTGCTGGAGCCAGCTGTGCCCCCTAATGGGGGCAGGTTTAAGAGTGAAGGAAACTGGAAGGGCAGGGAGACGGGAACCAGCCCCCCCAACATCCCAAAGCCCAGTGGGAGAGATGGAGCAGAGCCAAGAAGACTGCTGCTGGCTGAGGACACCTGGAGAACAAAAgcatataattaagcaataaggcccggggggtgtggtatatggccaatatattaCAGCtacgggctgttcttaagcacgacgcaacgcggagtgtctggatacagcccttagccgtggtatattggcgatACAGCATAACCCCCTGAAGGTGACTTATagttattataaactggttaccaacgtaaatagagcagtaaaaataaatggttTGTCATTCTCGTGGTATAAGGTCTGATACACCACGGCTTTCAGCATTCAAGGCTCGAACCACCCAATTTTTAATTAGAAATATAGACCCAGACCAACATATACAAACACATAAATACACAGACAACACAAACCACACAGTAGACGATAAACTAATTTTGAACATTTGCTGCACCATGACCGTGTCCCACCCAGCTACCATCTCTTACTTCTCACTTACCTGTGGCAACTGAGAAGAGACAGACTGTGTGGAGACCGATTTAATAGGCTTAGCCCCCTGAATGGTTCCACCTGCCAGCCTTTGTCGCTGATTGGCCGAGGCTGTGGTAGGGGAGGGACTGGATCCCGAATGCTTGCTGATGGATGAGGTGTTGGTAAGGCTGGTGTTGGCGCTGCTGATGATGATCTGAGAGGGGGTCTTCTGCCCTCCTGGAGGGGTGTAGCTGCCCTGGACCAGTTTGGCTGGCCCTCCCGGAGCACCTGAGAAAGGTGGGCGGAACCCTGCTGGGCTTTTGGAGGAGTACTGGTGCATACTGGAAGCTGCCTGAGGCCTGGGATTGGGGGAGGGTGAGGAGAAGGTGGTGGGCGTTAAGGGGATGGGGAGGCGAGGGGTGAGTTTGATGATGGGTGAGGTGCTGCTGTGAGAGGACTTGGTGAGAGTGGCCTGCATGGGGGTGATGAAGTTGGACTGCTGCTGAGCTTGGGCTcctgagagagagtgggagaaggagggagaaggggaggggagaggggtgtcACCGTTGTTGGCTTTAGTATTATTGCTGCCAAAGCCCTTCTGATTGGGGGCCGGCCGTGGCTTAGGCTGGGAGTGAGAGCTGGGAGCGTTTGCTTTACTCAGTGCCGTCCCAGCAAGCCTCTGACTGCTCAGCACTGATTGTCTGTGAGCCTGAGCCAGGGCACCTCCACCCTTCATCGACCCCAACCCCTCGCTCCTCGCTGAGGACGGAGATGGGGAGACGGTgggaggccgagagagagaggagggggaggaggtagagacGTAAAGAGGTGTGTTGGAGCTGGGTGTGTTGATGGTGCTCTTCTTGTGCTTCTGGAGGAGAGGTGAGGcgtggagggaggacagggcaGTCTTGGGCCTATCAGGGGAGGGGGGACTGTCCCCTTGGACCAGGCCCTTGGCTGCGTTGCTGAGGAGGGCCAGGGCCTGGGAGATGGAGTCCAGGGCGGGGGCGGTCAGCTCTTCATCCAGGGAGTCCAGCAGACAGATGGTCTCAGCGGGGGACTGGGAGGGCCGGCAGGCCACTGGGGCAGCAGGGGAGGGGGTCACACCAACTGAGGGGGTGGATCTCTGGACCCAACTACCCTCCTGGATCACCAAACAACATAGGAGATAGAAAGAGCAAACAATTAGTGTGATCTAAAACTATTCAAACAACAATGGTATTGAAATGACAAGCATGCAAGCAGTGCATCAGACTGCAAAACACTAACCTTGGGTTTAGACTTGGGAGTAGGAACCATCTTTTTCTTGGCTCTGGATAACAGTGAAATCAAAAGGAAAAATAGTGCATAATTAAGAACACCAGTGTTCTTAAAAATCACTATATTTAAGTAAAGTATATCAAAGTAATGACTCACGGATTGCCAGTAAGGTGACAATGAACCATGAGGCTCTCTTTGAATAGCAtcctgaggaggagaggaatgtggagagatttttttttctttcctttattcaactaggcaagtcagtcaaattcttatttacaatgacggcctaccagggaacagtgggttaactgccttgttcaggggcagaacgacagatttttaccttgtcagctcatggatttgatccagcaaccttttggtttctggcccaaagctctaaccactgcCGCCCCATGTGGTGTGATGAAATGCAAACTAAGTTAAATGGTCAAATTGTATACTTTTATGCAAACGCACACACTGACCTGGCCTGCATCCAGCCCTTGGGCCACAGTGGTTTCACCTCAGTCTCCATGAAGGCCTTGA contains the following coding sequences:
- the LOC129833332 gene encoding ubinuclein-2-like isoform X8; protein product: MVLLSTRAMLANCSYSILRYDVKKPPVSGPPKGLMPALDPNDPFADNEKERREVEALAKKFESKYSQANTGKKKRKDRVQDLIDIGFGYDETDPFIDNSEALLSSPQYDELVPASLNTKLGGFYINTGTLQFRAASESEGEDFKKLKDGEERVIKKRMKKQDGSNMDEKKPRKIRMPKQGASGLNVHRPEKKKRKKLMKDSLNLAAMLRRFTREKEENRKKNPGLPRGQHNANSALLNAHPKPNDISMADLANDPAMMSLLGSANNNDMLQDMMGDLDFGLLDSPQPSSPAQGENGAPGRVQGAQGGLLPPPPLPNGLPAPLSKRIEDLRVASHQFDQEGRKKFFTLDMNNILLDIELQVQEQPAAVRSSVYSHLEAFVPCNKEALLKRLKKLSLNIQDDRLRAPLLKLKLAVCSVMPEQIARYNMDCIAKVAKQQSEEGEKNGSEEEDEEKPGKRVMGPRKKFVWDEKLRMLLCNLVRVKLGCYELEGQSSQSPEDYLKAFMETEVKPLWPKGWMQARMLFKESLMVHCHLTGNPAKKKMVPTPKSKPKEGSWVQRSTPSVGVTPSPAAPVACRPSQSPAETICLLDSLDEELTAPALDSISQALALLSNAAKGLVQGDSPPSPDRPKTALSSLHASPLLQKHKKSTINTPSSNTPLYVSTSSPSSLSRPPTVSPSPSSARSEGLGSMKGGGALAQAHRQSVLSSQRLAGTALSKANAPSSHSQPKPRPAPNQKGFGSNNTKANNGDTPLPSPSPSFSHSLSGAQAQQQSNFITPMQATLTKSSHSSTSPIIKLTPRLPIPLTPTTFSSPSPNPRPQAASSMHQYSSKSPAGFRPPFSGAPGGPAKLVQGSYTPPGGQKTPSQIIISSANTSLTNTSSISKHSGSSPSPTTASANQRQRLAGGTIQGAKPIKSVSTQSVSSQLPQVSSASSSLLGSAPSLPLGFGMLGGLVPVSLPFQFPSLLNLPPLGGTAGSSTGASGSSASNSSAFSLTQNLLKSLQSGSQVALPPHLQLAFSGKICPPCDTALSFQPAVTSNVPKKEKDIFPV
- the LOC129833334 gene encoding telomerase RNA component interacting RNase-like; protein product: MDPKRGYNRRHQNSSDSSSNSPGSPASPAPGVSKAAAANTFANDGSFMEMFKKKMEEEKRKKEMDQRCGDKSTADEGQSTQEKKTPSVTSFVGKRRGGSKLALKTGMVAKKQKVDPEMEGKGDAWTKYMAEVKKYKAHQCGDDDKTRPLVK